One genomic window of Corynebacterium massiliense DSM 45435 includes the following:
- a CDS encoding pyruvate carboxylase produces the protein MSNHTLPSFDKVLVANRGEIAVRAFRAAFETGASTVAVYPREDRNSFHRSFAEEAVQIGEEGQPVKAYLDIEEMIRAAKKTGADALYPGYGFLSERADLARACRDNGITFIGPTPETLELTGDKAAAVAAAEAAGLPTLQDSKPSTDVDELAEYAQDFTFPVFVKAVAGGGGRGMRFVESPDQLKTKAAEASREAAAAFGDGHVYLETAVLNPQHIEVQILADSAGNVIHLFERDCSVQRRHQKVVEIAPAPFLDPQLRDRICADAVKFCEHINYTGAGTVEFLVDDRGNHVFIEMNPRVQVEHTVTEEVTGVDIVKAQMQIAAGASLTELGLVQDDITVTGTALQCRITTEDPNNGFRPDSGTLTAYRSPGGAGVRLDGATFVGAEISPNFDSLLVKMTCRGKDFQQAVARAIRALNEFHVSGVATNIGFLRVLLREPDFTARRIDTGFIANHPHLLGAPPADDEPGRILDYLAEVTVNRPHGKRPTNIRAFDKLPQRSHRSADLPRGSRDLLLNLGPEKFAERVRNQSALALTDTTFRDAHQSLLATRVRGTALVSAAEHVARLTPDLYSVEAWGGATFDVAMRFLHEDPWVRLDLLREAMPNVNIQMLLRGRNTVGYTPYPDKVCHSFVQEAARSGVDVFRIFDALNDVSQMRPAIDAVLETNTTVAEVAMAYSGDMMSPAEDLYTLDYYLRLAEDIVKAGAHVLAIKDMAGLLRPDAASKLVMALRKNFDLPVHVHTHDTAGGQLATYYAAALSGADIVDGASAPLAGTTSQPSLSAIVAAFSHTKRDTGIALADVADMEPYWEAVRHMYAPFENGIPGPTGRVYQHEIPGGQLSNLRAQARALGLADRFEVIEDTYAAVNEMLGRPTKVTPSSKVVGDLALHLVGAGVDPADFEANPTKYDIPASVIGFLNGELGTPPGGWPPLRDKILEGKSTGPQVSEAGELSAENIRADLNHLLFPTQYAEFNEFRRQYGNTEALTDAVFFYGLTEGEETVVHYFAGEDGDRDALNAMVVRLDAIGEPDEKGMRSVILNVNGQVRPMKVRDHSVDSVTSTVEKADPDNPGHVAAPFAGVVNVTIDPGTEVAEGDQIAVIEAMKMEAAISAPRAGTVERVAIGQATQVEGGDLIAVIADA, from the coding sequence ATGTCTAACCACACACTTCCCTCGTTCGACAAGGTGCTGGTGGCCAACCGCGGTGAGATCGCCGTGCGTGCGTTCCGCGCCGCCTTCGAAACAGGGGCGTCGACCGTGGCGGTCTACCCGCGGGAAGACCGCAATTCCTTCCACCGTTCCTTCGCCGAAGAAGCGGTGCAGATCGGCGAGGAAGGCCAGCCGGTTAAGGCCTACCTCGACATCGAGGAGATGATCCGTGCGGCAAAGAAGACCGGGGCGGACGCGTTGTACCCCGGCTACGGCTTCTTGTCTGAACGTGCGGACTTAGCGCGCGCGTGCCGGGACAACGGCATCACGTTTATCGGCCCGACCCCGGAAACGCTGGAGCTGACCGGCGACAAGGCGGCCGCGGTCGCCGCCGCGGAGGCAGCGGGCCTGCCCACTTTGCAGGACTCGAAGCCTTCCACGGACGTGGACGAGCTGGCGGAGTATGCCCAGGACTTCACCTTCCCGGTCTTCGTCAAGGCCGTCGCCGGCGGCGGTGGCCGCGGCATGCGTTTCGTGGAATCCCCGGACCAGCTGAAGACGAAGGCGGCAGAGGCATCCCGCGAGGCGGCCGCCGCGTTTGGCGATGGCCACGTCTACCTCGAAACCGCCGTTCTCAACCCGCAGCACATTGAGGTGCAGATCCTCGCCGATTCTGCCGGTAACGTCATCCACCTCTTCGAGCGCGACTGCTCCGTGCAGCGCCGCCACCAAAAGGTCGTGGAAATCGCCCCGGCGCCCTTCCTCGATCCACAACTGCGCGATCGCATCTGCGCCGATGCGGTGAAGTTCTGCGAGCACATCAACTACACCGGCGCGGGCACCGTGGAGTTCCTCGTGGACGATCGCGGCAACCACGTCTTCATTGAGATGAACCCGCGCGTACAGGTCGAGCACACGGTCACCGAGGAGGTCACCGGGGTCGACATCGTCAAAGCACAGATGCAGATCGCGGCCGGCGCGTCACTGACTGAGCTGGGCTTGGTCCAAGACGACATCACGGTGACCGGCACGGCCCTGCAGTGCCGCATCACCACCGAGGATCCGAATAACGGCTTCCGCCCCGACTCGGGGACCTTGACCGCCTACCGCTCGCCGGGCGGTGCGGGCGTGCGCCTCGATGGCGCCACGTTCGTCGGCGCGGAAATTTCCCCGAACTTCGACTCGCTGCTGGTCAAAATGACCTGCCGCGGCAAGGACTTCCAGCAGGCGGTCGCCCGCGCCATCCGGGCGCTCAACGAATTCCACGTCTCCGGCGTGGCTACGAACATCGGCTTCCTCCGAGTGCTGCTGCGCGAACCGGACTTCACGGCGCGGCGGATCGATACCGGTTTCATTGCCAACCACCCGCACCTGCTGGGCGCGCCGCCGGCTGACGATGAGCCCGGCCGCATCCTCGACTACCTCGCGGAAGTGACGGTCAACCGGCCGCACGGCAAGCGCCCGACCAACATCCGGGCCTTTGACAAGCTGCCGCAGCGCTCGCACCGCAGCGCGGACCTGCCGCGCGGCTCCCGGGATCTCCTGCTGAACCTGGGCCCGGAGAAGTTCGCGGAGCGCGTGCGTAACCAGAGCGCCCTCGCGCTGACGGACACCACGTTCCGCGATGCCCACCAGTCGCTGCTGGCCACCCGCGTGCGCGGGACCGCGTTGGTCTCCGCGGCGGAGCACGTCGCCCGGCTCACCCCGGATCTCTACTCGGTAGAGGCATGGGGTGGCGCGACCTTCGACGTGGCCATGCGCTTTCTCCACGAGGACCCGTGGGTGCGCCTGGATCTGCTGCGCGAGGCCATGCCCAACGTCAACATCCAGATGCTCCTGCGCGGGCGCAACACCGTCGGCTACACCCCGTACCCGGACAAGGTCTGCCACTCTTTCGTCCAGGAAGCGGCGCGGTCCGGCGTCGACGTCTTCCGCATCTTCGACGCCCTCAACGACGTCTCCCAGATGCGTCCCGCCATCGACGCGGTGCTAGAGACCAACACCACTGTCGCCGAGGTGGCCATGGCGTACTCCGGCGATATGATGTCGCCCGCCGAGGATCTCTACACCCTCGATTACTACCTGCGGCTGGCGGAGGACATCGTCAAGGCAGGCGCCCACGTGCTGGCCATCAAGGACATGGCCGGATTGCTGCGCCCGGACGCCGCTTCGAAGCTGGTGATGGCGCTGCGCAAGAACTTCGACCTGCCGGTCCACGTGCACACCCACGACACGGCGGGCGGCCAGCTGGCCACCTACTACGCGGCGGCCCTGTCGGGCGCGGACATCGTCGACGGCGCCTCCGCGCCGCTGGCCGGGACGACCTCACAGCCGTCGCTGTCGGCCATCGTGGCCGCGTTCAGCCACACCAAGCGGGACACGGGCATCGCGCTTGCCGATGTCGCCGACATGGAACCGTACTGGGAGGCCGTGCGCCACATGTACGCCCCGTTTGAAAACGGCATCCCCGGCCCCACGGGACGCGTTTACCAGCACGAAATCCCCGGCGGGCAGCTGTCCAACCTGCGTGCGCAGGCCCGCGCGCTGGGGCTGGCGGATCGCTTCGAAGTCATCGAAGACACCTACGCCGCCGTCAACGAGATGCTCGGCCGCCCCACCAAGGTCACCCCGTCGTCGAAGGTGGTCGGAGACTTGGCGCTGCACCTCGTGGGCGCGGGCGTCGACCCGGCCGACTTCGAGGCGAACCCGACCAAGTACGACATCCCGGCGTCTGTCATCGGTTTCCTCAACGGTGAACTGGGAACCCCTCCCGGGGGCTGGCCGCCGCTGCGCGACAAGATCCTGGAGGGCAAGTCGACCGGCCCGCAGGTCAGCGAGGCAGGGGAGCTGTCCGCAGAAAACATCCGCGCCGACCTGAACCACCTGCTGTTTCCCACGCAGTACGCGGAGTTCAACGAGTTCCGCCGCCAGTACGGCAACACGGAAGCGCTCACGGACGCGGTGTTCTTCTACGGGCTCACCGAGGGCGAGGAGACCGTCGTGCACTACTTCGCCGGCGAGGACGGCGACCGCGACGCGCTCAACGCGATGGTGGTGCGCCTCGACGCCATCGGCGAGCCGGATGAGAAGGGCATGCGCTCGGTCATCCTCAACGTCAACGGGCAGGTGCGCCCGATGAAGGTGCGGGATCACTCCGTCGATTCGGTGACCTCTACGGTGGAAAAGGCCGACCCGGACAACCCGGGCCACGTCGCCGCGCCGTTCGCGGGCGTGGTCAACGTGACCATTGATCCGGGCACCGAGGTCGCGGAAGGCGACCAGATCGCCGTCATCGAGGCGATGAAGATGGAGGCGGCGATCTCCGCGCCGCGGGCGGGCACCGTCGAACGGGTCGCCATCGGCCAGGCCACCCAGGTGGAGGGTGGCGACCTCATCGCGGTTATCGCAGACGCTTAA
- a CDS encoding GNAT family N-acetyltransferase, whose translation MDLTHVNDTEITFRAATDGDRTYLKRLYFLAYVFGDEYAELDAGFETDLPHYLEEWSADHDGAIIAESNLGVPAGGAWLRFFRGATQGDAYMANRKDPDNPEERATEHDPRTIPEVCIAVERRYAGLKVGQELLRRACDLAKEQGAPAIALWVDPDNPRARRLYEREGFEDIDVPGHVDEPTMIKRLR comes from the coding sequence ATGGACTTAACTCACGTTAACGACACCGAGATCACTTTCCGCGCGGCCACCGACGGTGACCGCACCTACCTGAAGCGGCTGTACTTCCTCGCCTACGTCTTTGGCGATGAGTACGCGGAGCTCGACGCCGGTTTCGAGACCGATCTGCCGCACTACCTCGAGGAGTGGTCCGCCGACCACGACGGCGCGATCATCGCCGAGAGCAACCTGGGCGTTCCCGCCGGCGGCGCGTGGCTGCGCTTCTTCCGCGGCGCGACCCAGGGTGACGCGTACATGGCCAACCGGAAGGATCCGGACAATCCGGAAGAGCGCGCCACCGAGCACGACCCGCGCACCATCCCGGAGGTGTGCATCGCCGTCGAGCGGCGCTACGCGGGTCTCAAGGTGGGCCAGGAGCTACTGCGCCGCGCCTGCGACCTGGCCAAGGAGCAGGGCGCTCCCGCCATCGCGCTGTGGGTGGATCCGGACAACCCCCGCGCCCGCCGTTTGTACGAGCGCGAGGGCTTCGAGGACATCGACGTGCCGGGCCACGTCGACGAGCCGACGATGATTAAGCGTCTGCGATAA
- a CDS encoding acetyl/propionyl/methylcrotonyl-CoA carboxylase subunit alpha, whose translation MANKKRKITKVLVANRGEIAVRVIRAARDAGIASVAVYAEPDADAPFVTLADEAFALGGQTSADSYLDADKILDAARKSGADAIHPGYGFLSENADFAAAVIEAGLIWIGPSPKSIADLGDKVTARHIAQRADAPMAPGTENPVADAAEVEAFAAQHGLPIAIKAAFGGGGRGMKVAYTQDEVADLYDSATREAVAAFGRGECFVERYLDKARHVEAQVLADAHGNVIVVGTRDCSLQRRFQKVVEEAPAPYLTDEQRTAIHESAKRICAEVGYVGAGTIEYLVGSDGLISFLEVNTRLQVEHPVTEMTTGIDLVREQFRIAEGEPLRFTEDPEPTCHAFEFRINGEDPATGFLPAPGTIVSYSEPSGPGVRVDSGVREGSVVGGQFDSMLAKLVVYGENRTEALRRASRALAEYRVEGLPTIIPFHRDVVDNPAFIGTDSGFDVYTKWIEEEWDNQLEPYAGETAEAEETTSPQTYTVEVDGRRLEVALPADLIIGAGGRKKKKRRRSAAAAAVSGNTIAAPMQGTVIKVNVADGDEVAEGDVVAILEAMKMENPVKAHKSGTVAALTATEGAQVTKNDVLMEIE comes from the coding sequence GTGGCGAATAAGAAGAGGAAGATCACCAAGGTTCTCGTCGCAAACCGCGGCGAAATCGCGGTGCGCGTCATCCGTGCCGCGCGCGATGCGGGCATCGCATCCGTGGCGGTGTATGCGGAACCGGACGCGGACGCTCCCTTCGTCACCCTCGCCGACGAGGCGTTCGCCCTCGGCGGGCAGACCTCGGCCGACTCCTACCTCGACGCGGACAAGATCTTGGACGCCGCCCGCAAGTCCGGCGCGGACGCCATCCACCCCGGCTATGGCTTCTTGTCCGAAAACGCTGACTTCGCCGCCGCGGTGATCGAAGCGGGCCTTATCTGGATTGGCCCGTCGCCGAAGTCCATTGCGGATCTGGGCGACAAGGTCACCGCGCGCCACATCGCGCAGCGTGCCGATGCCCCAATGGCCCCCGGCACCGAGAACCCGGTGGCGGACGCCGCGGAGGTCGAGGCCTTCGCCGCCCAGCACGGTCTCCCCATCGCGATCAAGGCTGCGTTCGGCGGCGGCGGACGCGGCATGAAGGTCGCCTACACCCAGGACGAGGTTGCTGACCTGTACGATTCGGCCACCCGCGAGGCGGTCGCCGCGTTCGGCCGCGGCGAGTGCTTCGTCGAGCGCTACCTGGATAAGGCCCGCCACGTGGAGGCGCAGGTGCTTGCCGATGCCCACGGCAACGTCATCGTCGTAGGCACCCGCGACTGCTCGCTGCAGCGCCGCTTCCAGAAAGTTGTGGAGGAGGCCCCCGCCCCCTACCTCACGGACGAGCAGCGCACCGCCATCCACGAATCGGCCAAGCGGATTTGCGCCGAGGTCGGTTACGTCGGCGCGGGCACCATTGAGTACCTGGTGGGCTCCGACGGACTCATCTCCTTCCTCGAGGTCAATACCCGCCTGCAGGTCGAGCACCCGGTCACGGAGATGACCACGGGCATCGATCTGGTGCGCGAACAGTTCCGCATCGCCGAGGGTGAACCGCTGCGCTTTACCGAGGATCCGGAACCTACCTGCCACGCCTTCGAGTTCCGCATCAACGGCGAGGATCCCGCGACCGGCTTCTTGCCTGCCCCGGGCACCATCGTGAGCTACTCCGAGCCGTCTGGCCCAGGCGTACGCGTGGATTCCGGCGTGCGCGAAGGATCCGTGGTGGGCGGCCAGTTCGATTCCATGCTGGCCAAGCTCGTGGTCTACGGCGAAAACCGCACCGAGGCGCTGCGCCGCGCCTCCCGCGCGCTCGCGGAATACCGCGTCGAGGGCCTGCCCACGATTATCCCGTTCCACCGCGACGTCGTGGACAACCCCGCATTCATCGGTACCGATTCCGGCTTCGACGTCTACACCAAGTGGATCGAGGAAGAGTGGGACAACCAGCTCGAACCGTACGCGGGTGAGACCGCGGAGGCGGAGGAGACCACGTCCCCGCAGACCTACACGGTCGAGGTGGACGGCCGCCGCCTCGAGGTCGCGCTGCCTGCCGATCTCATCATCGGCGCCGGCGGCCGCAAGAAGAAAAAGCGTCGCCGCAGCGCCGCGGCCGCCGCGGTGTCCGGCAACACCATCGCCGCCCCGATGCAGGGCACCGTCATCAAGGTCAACGTGGCGGACGGCGACGAGGTCGCCGAGGGCGACGTGGTGGCCATCCTAGAGGCGATGAAGATGGAAAACCCGGTCAAGGCCCACAAGTCCGGCACGGTGGCCGCGCTTACCGCCACCGAGGGCGCGCAGGTGACCAAGAACGACGTGCTGATGGAGATCGAGTAA
- a CDS encoding sulfurtransferase: MFDLDPYPPFQEYAHPGRLVSAPWLSARLGMKGLRVIEVDEDGLLYDIGHIPSATRIKFREELLDPLTRDIVTPEGFTALMRDKGINREDTVVLYGDKSNWWAAFALWIFQLYGHPDVRLLNGGRDAWMAEERDTSFMVDAHPESNYPEVSYADADERIFVEKLQEMLHAGTISLVDTRTPEEFSGQPTAESPQGDSRYGTTARHGHIPGATNLEWSRAVLPNGCFRPLSDLHVAFGNLEPDTPTALYSHVGAQAAHTWFVLKFLLGFSDVRVYDGSWAEWGNMIKMPVER; encoded by the coding sequence GTGTTCGATCTCGATCCTTACCCACCGTTTCAGGAGTACGCGCACCCCGGCCGTCTCGTATCCGCGCCGTGGCTGTCAGCCCGCCTGGGCATGAAAGGCCTGCGCGTCATCGAGGTCGACGAGGACGGCCTGCTCTACGACATCGGCCACATCCCGAGCGCTACCCGCATTAAATTCCGAGAGGAATTGCTGGATCCGCTCACCCGGGACATCGTCACGCCGGAAGGGTTCACCGCCCTGATGCGGGACAAGGGCATCAACCGCGAGGACACGGTGGTGCTCTACGGCGACAAGTCCAACTGGTGGGCCGCCTTCGCCCTGTGGATCTTCCAGCTGTACGGGCACCCGGACGTGCGCCTGCTCAACGGCGGGCGCGACGCCTGGATGGCCGAGGAGCGCGACACGTCCTTCATGGTTGACGCACACCCGGAGAGCAACTACCCGGAGGTCTCCTACGCGGATGCCGACGAGCGCATCTTCGTAGAAAAGCTGCAGGAGATGCTGCACGCGGGCACCATTTCCCTGGTGGATACGCGCACCCCGGAGGAGTTTTCCGGGCAGCCGACCGCGGAGTCCCCGCAGGGCGATTCGCGGTACGGCACCACCGCGCGCCACGGGCACATCCCGGGTGCGACCAACCTCGAGTGGAGCCGCGCGGTCCTTCCCAACGGGTGTTTTCGGCCACTTTCTGATCTGCATGTAGCGTTTGGGAACCTCGAACCGGATACACCTACAGCGCTGTATTCCCACGTCGGTGCGCAGGCGGCACACACCTGGTTTGTACTGAAGTTCCTGCTGGGCTTTTCTGATGTGCGCGTCTACGACGGTTCGTGGGCGGAATGGGGCAATATGATCAAAATGCCCGTCGAGCGCTAG
- a CDS encoding DUF3151 domain-containing protein: MEFNDMLAPKPLHLPEDPAQNDRDALRHPDSPLAWAELAERELDKDNPDKLVAYAFARTGYHRGLDRLRGNGWKGWGPVPFSHEPNQGVLRAIAALGRAAKLIGEDDEYDRIEQMLNDADADATQPLLTGRVQ; encoded by the coding sequence ATGGAATTCAACGACATGCTCGCACCGAAACCGCTCCACCTGCCGGAAGACCCGGCGCAGAACGACCGCGACGCGCTCCGCCACCCGGACAGCCCGCTTGCGTGGGCAGAGCTGGCCGAGCGCGAGCTGGACAAGGACAACCCGGACAAGCTGGTCGCCTACGCCTTTGCACGCACCGGCTACCACCGCGGCCTGGATCGCCTCCGCGGCAACGGCTGGAAAGGCTGGGGCCCGGTGCCGTTTAGCCACGAGCCCAACCAGGGCGTGCTCCGCGCCATCGCGGCGCTGGGCCGAGCGGCAAAGCTCATCGGCGAAGACGACGAGTATGACCGCATTGAGCAGATGCTTAACGATGCCGACGCGGACGCCACTCAACCCTTGTTGACTGGCCGCGTACAATAA
- a CDS encoding DUF4282 domain-containing protein codes for MSEHQYPHGGFDDSDNSDNSGHVDNSGFANAEPYSASSNNEEAHSQPRAQQTQFGQQSQFGQQNQQQPPFGQGMGPQGFPPQGAMPQPGPMQPGPMQPPRPPMHGQLNKPKGFFSALFDFEFRNFVTIDFAKIIYIIAIALNSIVTIGWVIFGLIALFEGMEEGGSELALGFIAFLVTLVLATLWFFTTTILVRVQIEFIVAAIRTAQNTGEMVEHQRRTEHGERY; via the coding sequence ATGTCTGAGCACCAGTATCCGCACGGCGGTTTCGACGATTCCGATAACTCCGACAACTCGGGGCACGTCGACAACTCCGGGTTCGCGAACGCGGAGCCTTACTCGGCCAGCTCGAACAATGAAGAAGCGCACTCCCAGCCCCGCGCTCAGCAGACCCAGTTCGGCCAGCAATCTCAGTTCGGCCAGCAGAACCAGCAGCAGCCTCCATTCGGGCAGGGGATGGGCCCGCAAGGGTTCCCGCCGCAGGGCGCTATGCCGCAGCCGGGGCCGATGCAGCCGGGGCCGATGCAACCGCCCCGCCCGCCGATGCACGGACAGCTTAACAAGCCCAAAGGCTTTTTCAGCGCGCTCTTTGATTTCGAATTCCGGAACTTTGTGACCATCGATTTTGCGAAGATTATCTACATCATCGCGATTGCTCTCAACAGTATCGTTACTATCGGATGGGTCATCTTCGGGCTGATTGCGCTCTTCGAAGGTATGGAGGAAGGCGGCTCAGAGCTCGCCCTCGGATTCATCGCATTCCTAGTGACCCTCGTCTTGGCTACCCTGTGGTTTTTCACCACCACGATCCTGGTTCGCGTGCAGATCGAGTTCATCGTGGCCGCGATCCGCACCGCGCAAAACACCGGTGAGATGGTCGAACATCAGCGCCGCACCGAGCACGGAGAGCGCTACTAA
- a CDS encoding Maf family protein, with protein MRIVLASQSPSRASILRGAGIEPVLHPAHVDEEAIRARLGHAAPDVVVAELAQAKAAAVDYPDDVVIGGDSMLLLDGELQGKPHTVEATIERWNAQAGKTAELLTGHCVRFGGREVVETSRTTVHFAAATEEDIRAYAATGEPLECAGAFTLEALGGWFIDRIEGDPSSVIGLSLPVVRRALYDFGLSVSQFWDN; from the coding sequence ATGCGCATTGTCCTCGCGTCCCAGTCCCCGTCCCGCGCCAGCATCCTGCGCGGGGCCGGAATCGAGCCGGTGCTACACCCGGCTCACGTCGACGAGGAGGCGATCCGGGCGCGGCTCGGTCACGCGGCACCGGACGTCGTCGTCGCGGAGCTCGCGCAAGCGAAGGCCGCTGCCGTCGACTACCCCGACGACGTGGTGATCGGCGGCGATTCCATGCTGCTTTTAGACGGCGAGTTGCAAGGTAAGCCGCACACGGTGGAGGCGACCATCGAAAGGTGGAACGCCCAGGCCGGGAAGACGGCGGAACTCCTGACGGGCCACTGCGTTCGATTCGGCGGCCGCGAGGTGGTGGAAACGTCCCGCACGACGGTCCACTTCGCCGCCGCGACGGAGGAAGATATTCGGGCTTACGCCGCCACTGGGGAGCCGCTCGAGTGCGCGGGCGCGTTCACCTTGGAGGCACTCGGCGGCTGGTTTATCGACCGTATCGAGGGCGATCCCTCGTCGGTCATCGGTTTGTCGCTGCCGGTTGTTCGGCGCGCGCTGTACGACTTCGGGTTGAGCGTGTCCCAGTTCTGGGACAACTAG
- a CDS encoding acyl-CoA carboxylase epsilon subunit, which produces MKIVRGNPTEQEAKAVEKLVEQLTAASRAKAAGATEPADAWGRTAEQFDPAHPQFNPSAYRNIRYY; this is translated from the coding sequence ATGAAGATTGTGCGCGGAAACCCCACCGAGCAGGAAGCCAAGGCGGTGGAAAAGCTCGTCGAGCAGCTCACCGCCGCCTCGCGCGCGAAAGCTGCCGGCGCTACCGAGCCTGCCGATGCCTGGGGCCGCACCGCCGAGCAGTTCGACCCGGCGCACCCGCAGTTCAATCCGTCGGCCTACCGCAACATTCGGTACTACTAA
- a CDS encoding acyl-CoA carboxylase subunit beta encodes MDAKPDLKTTAGRIADLHNRTAEAPDSAARHRVESLLDEGSFVEIDALARHRSTDFGREHDRPVTDGVVTGYGTVAGRKVCVFSQDITVFDGTLGEVFGEKLTKVYDLAIKTGTPIVGMYESAGPRVQEGIVTLAMYAQVMARITEASGLIPQVSVIFGETRDMAQFPPAMADIVIGGAGAHLPAESDDDAVAATRSVLGYLPQNNRAEVPRTNAEISHGSIADRITDSDRELNDIVPDDAHYDMREVVEKTVDADSFLELTAADSPNMLTGFARIEGRCVGLVANQPLSSNGEIDDAGAEKAARFIRVCDAFNIPIIEFVDSAGVTASARRASKLAFAFAEATVGKVTVITRRAVGPAYVFMGAKDLGADLAYAWPTATIAVADNPAAEIYGDDATAEQEEELAHQFLHPYAAAERGLIDAVIEPAATRGYLIESLRLVERKIHTPQPKKHGNIAL; translated from the coding sequence ATGGATGCGAAACCGGACCTGAAAACCACCGCTGGCAGGATCGCCGATCTGCACAACCGGACCGCGGAAGCCCCGGACAGCGCGGCGCGCCACCGCGTGGAGAGCTTGCTGGATGAGGGAAGCTTCGTCGAGATCGACGCACTCGCGCGGCACCGCTCGACCGACTTCGGCCGTGAGCACGACCGCCCGGTCACCGACGGCGTGGTCACCGGTTACGGCACGGTGGCTGGCCGCAAGGTCTGCGTATTCAGCCAGGACATCACCGTCTTCGACGGCACCCTCGGCGAGGTCTTCGGCGAGAAGCTGACCAAGGTCTACGACCTGGCCATTAAGACGGGCACGCCGATTGTGGGCATGTACGAGTCGGCGGGTCCGCGTGTGCAAGAGGGCATCGTCACGCTGGCGATGTACGCCCAGGTCATGGCACGCATCACCGAGGCGTCCGGCCTCATCCCCCAGGTTTCGGTCATCTTCGGCGAGACCCGCGATATGGCGCAGTTCCCGCCGGCCATGGCAGACATCGTCATCGGCGGCGCGGGCGCACACCTGCCTGCGGAGTCCGATGACGACGCGGTGGCGGCGACCCGCTCCGTGCTGGGCTACCTCCCGCAGAACAACCGGGCGGAAGTACCGCGAACGAACGCCGAGATTTCGCACGGCTCCATCGCTGACCGCATCACCGACTCCGACCGCGAGCTCAACGACATCGTCCCGGACGACGCCCACTACGACATGCGCGAGGTCGTGGAAAAGACCGTGGACGCGGACTCCTTCCTGGAGCTGACCGCGGCGGACTCGCCGAACATGCTCACCGGCTTCGCGCGCATCGAAGGACGGTGCGTCGGGCTGGTGGCTAACCAGCCGCTGAGCTCCAACGGGGAAATCGATGACGCGGGCGCGGAAAAGGCCGCGCGGTTTATCCGGGTGTGCGACGCGTTCAACATCCCGATCATCGAATTCGTCGACTCCGCCGGCGTGACGGCCAGCGCCCGCCGCGCCTCCAAGCTCGCCTTCGCGTTCGCCGAGGCGACCGTGGGCAAGGTGACGGTCATTACCCGCCGCGCCGTCGGCCCCGCCTACGTCTTCATGGGCGCGAAGGACCTGGGCGCGGATCTCGCCTACGCCTGGCCCACCGCCACCATCGCGGTCGCGGACAACCCGGCGGCGGAGATCTACGGCGACGACGCCACCGCAGAGCAGGAGGAGGAGCTTGCACACCAGTTCCTGCACCCCTACGCGGCGGCGGAACGCGGACTTATCGATGCCGTCATTGAGCCCGCCGCCACCCGCGGCTACCTCATCGAGAGCCTGCGACTGGTCGAGCGGAAGATCCACACCCCGCAGCCGAAGAAGCACGGCAACATCGCGCTGTAA